In Halobacillus amylolyticus, the following proteins share a genomic window:
- a CDS encoding acyl-CoA dehydrogenase, translated as MNFKLTEEQEMLRKMVRDFAKNEVEPTAAERDEEERFDREIFDKMAELGLTGIPWPEEYGGIGSDFVSYVIAVEELSRVCASTGVTLSAHISLCSWPIYKFGNEEQKKTYLAQLASGEKLGAYALSEPGAGSDVSSMRTQAKLDGDHYVLNGNKVWITNGGVGDIYIVFAKTNPDAGSKGVSAFIVEKGTEGFTFGKKERKLGIRSSPTTELIFENCRIPKENLLGEEGQGFKIAMMTLDGGRNGIAAQALGIAQGALDESVNYAKEREQFGKPIAKHQGVSFKLADMATEIEAARLLTYQAAYLESEGQPYAKASAMAKLFAGDAAMRITVEAVQVHGGYGYTKDYPVERYMRDAKITQIYEGTNEIQRLVIGRMVTQ; from the coding sequence ATGAATTTCAAGCTTACAGAAGAACAAGAAATGCTTAGAAAAATGGTACGCGATTTCGCGAAAAATGAGGTCGAGCCAACAGCAGCTGAGCGTGATGAAGAAGAGCGTTTTGATCGTGAAATTTTTGACAAAATGGCGGAGCTTGGCTTGACCGGAATTCCATGGCCAGAAGAGTATGGCGGGATTGGGTCAGATTTTGTCAGTTACGTGATTGCCGTTGAGGAGCTGTCCCGTGTTTGTGCATCAACAGGGGTAACGCTATCCGCGCATATTTCTCTATGCAGCTGGCCAATTTATAAATTCGGAAATGAAGAGCAAAAGAAAACCTACCTCGCCCAGCTTGCTTCAGGCGAAAAGCTGGGAGCTTACGCGTTATCAGAGCCGGGAGCAGGCAGTGATGTCTCCTCAATGCGTACACAAGCGAAACTTGATGGCGACCATTACGTGTTAAATGGTAACAAAGTGTGGATCACGAATGGCGGTGTCGGTGATATTTATATCGTTTTTGCCAAAACAAATCCGGATGCTGGCAGCAAAGGAGTTAGTGCCTTCATCGTTGAAAAAGGAACAGAAGGCTTTACGTTTGGGAAGAAGGAAAGAAAGCTCGGCATTCGTTCCTCTCCAACAACAGAACTGATTTTTGAAAATTGCAGGATTCCTAAAGAGAACTTGCTTGGTGAAGAGGGGCAAGGCTTTAAGATCGCAATGATGACACTTGACGGCGGCCGTAACGGGATTGCTGCTCAAGCACTTGGGATCGCTCAAGGAGCACTGGATGAATCGGTTAATTATGCAAAAGAGCGTGAACAATTTGGTAAGCCGATCGCCAAACATCAAGGGGTCTCCTTTAAGCTTGCTGACATGGCAACCGAAATTGAAGCAGCCCGGCTATTAACCTACCAAGCGGCTTATTTAGAATCAGAAGGCCAGCCCTATGCGAAAGCGTCTGCGATGGCGAAATTGTTTGCCGGCGATGCTGCCATGCGTATAACGGTTGAGGCTGTCCAAGTCCACGGCGGCTATGGTTATACGAAAGATTATCCAGTTGAACGTTATATGCGTGACGCGAAAATTACGCAAATTTATGAAGGTACAAATGAAATCCAGCGTCTCGTTATCGGGCGTATGGTAACACAGTAA